The Neodiprion fabricii isolate iyNeoFabr1 chromosome 4, iyNeoFabr1.1, whole genome shotgun sequence genome window below encodes:
- the LOC124181432 gene encoding RPII140-upstream gene protein isoform X1, translating to MLNVAGRRIPYLIGIHLPFWQYDIPDKTVQTAKSFNSDAKENETGWDRLRNMYSLDEYGNRSPEMHFAVQATFFGTFVGLVYGGSLNSRMAYVNFMERNQATAFTNIFEAKRKLQDTVTISFAKGAYHWAWRIAFFTGSYVLLTTSIAVYRGKSSFLEYVTAGTITGAMYKTMLGPRAMLVGGAVGGVFGGVAGALSLALLKISGTTMEEIRYWQYNWKKSRDKRIQDSKSHIIQQPTDMEMLHDKKVESLEVQEQEVKKNKA from the exons ATGTTAAATGTCGCGGGAAGACGAATACCGTATCTGATAGGTATACATTTACCGTTTTGGCAGTATGATATACCCGATAAAACTGTACAAACTGCCAAATCATTTAACTCTGATgcgaaagaaaatgaaaccgGCTGGGATAGGTTAAGAAACATGTACAGTCTCGA CGAGTATGGAAACCGAAGTCCTGAAATGCACTTCGCTGTACAAGCAACATTTTTTGGAACGTTTGTTGGACTCGTATATGGAGGCTCACTGAATTCACGTATGGCGTATGTAAATTTCATGGAGAGAAATCAGGCGACAGCATTCACAAACATATTCGaggcgaaaagaaaattgcaagATACTGTTACAATCAGTTTTGCCAAGGGTGCTTATCACTGGGCATGGAGAATCGCCTTTTTCACTGGCTCTTATGT ATTACTGACAACGTCGATCGCAGTTTATCGTGGCAAGTCATCTTTTTTAGAATATGTAACTGCGGGTACTATAACTGGAGCGATGTATAAAACAATGTTGGGTCCGAGAGCAATGCTTGTTGGCGGAGCTGTGGGAGGAGTTTTCGGCGGTGTAGCTGGTGCATTGTCTTTAGCATTGTTAAAAATAAGTGGTACGACGATGGAGGAAATCCGATACTGGCAATACAATTGGAAGAAGAGCAGAGACAA GCGTATTCAGGATTCTAAAAGTCACATTATCCAGCAGCCAACAGACATGGAAATGTTGCATGACAAAAAAGTGGAAAGTCTAGAGGTGCAAGAGCAAGaggttaagaaaaataaagcatAG
- the LOC124181432 gene encoding RPII140-upstream gene protein isoform X2: MSTESLEETEYGNRSPEMHFAVQATFFGTFVGLVYGGSLNSRMAYVNFMERNQATAFTNIFEAKRKLQDTVTISFAKGAYHWAWRIAFFTGSYVLLTTSIAVYRGKSSFLEYVTAGTITGAMYKTMLGPRAMLVGGAVGGVFGGVAGALSLALLKISGTTMEEIRYWQYNWKKSRDKRIQDSKSHIIQQPTDMEMLHDKKVESLEVQEQEVKKNKA; the protein is encoded by the exons ATGAGTACAGAATCCTTGGAGgaaac CGAGTATGGAAACCGAAGTCCTGAAATGCACTTCGCTGTACAAGCAACATTTTTTGGAACGTTTGTTGGACTCGTATATGGAGGCTCACTGAATTCACGTATGGCGTATGTAAATTTCATGGAGAGAAATCAGGCGACAGCATTCACAAACATATTCGaggcgaaaagaaaattgcaagATACTGTTACAATCAGTTTTGCCAAGGGTGCTTATCACTGGGCATGGAGAATCGCCTTTTTCACTGGCTCTTATGT ATTACTGACAACGTCGATCGCAGTTTATCGTGGCAAGTCATCTTTTTTAGAATATGTAACTGCGGGTACTATAACTGGAGCGATGTATAAAACAATGTTGGGTCCGAGAGCAATGCTTGTTGGCGGAGCTGTGGGAGGAGTTTTCGGCGGTGTAGCTGGTGCATTGTCTTTAGCATTGTTAAAAATAAGTGGTACGACGATGGAGGAAATCCGATACTGGCAATACAATTGGAAGAAGAGCAGAGACAA GCGTATTCAGGATTCTAAAAGTCACATTATCCAGCAGCCAACAGACATGGAAATGTTGCATGACAAAAAAGTGGAAAGTCTAGAGGTGCAAGAGCAAGaggttaagaaaaataaagcatAG
- the LOC124181432 gene encoding RPII140-upstream gene protein isoform X3 — translation MHFAVQATFFGTFVGLVYGGSLNSRMAYVNFMERNQATAFTNIFEAKRKLQDTVTISFAKGAYHWAWRIAFFTGSYVLLTTSIAVYRGKSSFLEYVTAGTITGAMYKTMLGPRAMLVGGAVGGVFGGVAGALSLALLKISGTTMEEIRYWQYNWKKSRDKRIQDSKSHIIQQPTDMEMLHDKKVESLEVQEQEVKKNKA, via the exons ATGCACTTCGCTGTACAAGCAACATTTTTTGGAACGTTTGTTGGACTCGTATATGGAGGCTCACTGAATTCACGTATGGCGTATGTAAATTTCATGGAGAGAAATCAGGCGACAGCATTCACAAACATATTCGaggcgaaaagaaaattgcaagATACTGTTACAATCAGTTTTGCCAAGGGTGCTTATCACTGGGCATGGAGAATCGCCTTTTTCACTGGCTCTTATGT ATTACTGACAACGTCGATCGCAGTTTATCGTGGCAAGTCATCTTTTTTAGAATATGTAACTGCGGGTACTATAACTGGAGCGATGTATAAAACAATGTTGGGTCCGAGAGCAATGCTTGTTGGCGGAGCTGTGGGAGGAGTTTTCGGCGGTGTAGCTGGTGCATTGTCTTTAGCATTGTTAAAAATAAGTGGTACGACGATGGAGGAAATCCGATACTGGCAATACAATTGGAAGAAGAGCAGAGACAA GCGTATTCAGGATTCTAAAAGTCACATTATCCAGCAGCCAACAGACATGGAAATGTTGCATGACAAAAAAGTGGAAAGTCTAGAGGTGCAAGAGCAAGaggttaagaaaaataaagcatAG